In a single window of the Bradyrhizobium sp. ORS 285 genome:
- the rpoH gene encoding RNA polymerase sigma factor RpoH: MARTATLPVLNGESGLARYLSEIRKFPMLEPQEEYMLAKRWREHDDSDAAHKLVTSHLRLVAKIAMGYRGYGLPISEVVSEGNVGLMQAVKRFEPEKGFRLATYAMWWIKASIQEYILRSWSLVKMGTTANQKKLFFNLRKAKSKISALDEGDLRPDQVKLIAKRLGVTDQDVIDMNRRLGGDASLNAPIRDDGEAGEWQDWLVDTSPNQEAIMAEHEEYDHRRQALNGAIGVLNARERRIFEARRLADEPMTLEDLAAEFGVSRERVRQIEVRAFEKVQSAVKGTIAKQEAAALEAAH; this comes from the coding sequence ATGGCCCGTACAGCTACACTACCGGTTCTCAACGGAGAATCCGGCCTTGCTCGCTACCTCTCCGAGATCCGCAAGTTCCCGATGCTGGAACCGCAGGAGGAGTACATGCTCGCCAAGCGTTGGCGCGAGCATGACGACAGCGACGCAGCACATAAACTCGTGACCAGCCACCTCAGGCTCGTGGCCAAGATCGCCATGGGCTATCGCGGCTACGGCCTGCCGATATCCGAAGTCGTGTCGGAAGGCAATGTCGGCCTGATGCAGGCGGTGAAGAGGTTCGAGCCCGAGAAGGGCTTCCGCCTCGCCACATACGCCATGTGGTGGATCAAGGCGTCGATACAAGAGTACATCCTGCGTTCGTGGTCGCTCGTGAAGATGGGCACCACCGCGAACCAGAAGAAGCTGTTCTTCAACCTGCGCAAGGCGAAGAGCAAGATCTCGGCGCTGGATGAAGGTGATCTGCGTCCGGACCAGGTCAAGCTGATCGCGAAGCGCCTCGGCGTGACCGATCAGGACGTGATCGACATGAACCGCCGCCTCGGTGGCGACGCCTCGCTGAACGCGCCGATCCGCGACGACGGCGAAGCGGGCGAATGGCAGGACTGGCTGGTCGACACCTCGCCCAACCAGGAAGCCATCATGGCCGAGCATGAGGAGTACGACCACCGCCGGCAGGCGCTGAACGGCGCGATCGGCGTGCTGAATGCGCGCGAGCGCCGCATCTTCGAGGCGCGGCGCCTGGCCGACGAGCCGATGACGCTCGAGGACCTCGCCGCCGAGTTCGGCGTGTCGCGCGAGCGCGTGCGCCAGATCGAGGTGCGCGCGTTCGAGAAGGTGCAGTCCGCCGTCAAGGGCACCATCGCCAAGCAGGAGGCGGCCGCCCTGGAGGCCGCGCACTAA
- a CDS encoding RluA family pseudouridine synthase, whose product MTVIVAGDEGSPRLDRVLASRLPELSRSRLKALILAGQVSLIKGSLGEAAMRDPAYHVTAGDTITIDVPEAVPAEPAAEAIPLTIVYEDDDIIVIDKPAGLVVHPAAGHESGTLVNALIAHCGASLSGIGGVKRPGIVHRLDKDTTGLMVVAKNDHAHASLSAQFADHGRTGAMERGYLAFAWGLPHRPHGTINAAIDRHPHARDKMAVRPKGREAITHYEVMESFTGRDGKPVAALIACHLETGRTHQIRVHLAYLGHPLMGDAVYGPHFKTKANQLAPGARTALESLGRQALHAYLLVIEHPRTGEIMRWESELPEDLSLLGEALRAAL is encoded by the coding sequence ATGACGGTCATTGTCGCCGGCGACGAAGGCTCGCCGCGGCTCGATCGCGTGCTCGCAAGCCGGCTGCCGGAGCTGTCGCGGTCCCGGCTGAAGGCGCTGATCCTGGCCGGACAGGTGTCGCTTATTAAAGGAAGCCTTGGCGAGGCGGCGATGCGGGACCCCGCTTATCACGTCACGGCCGGCGACACGATCACAATCGACGTGCCCGAGGCCGTCCCGGCCGAGCCCGCCGCCGAGGCGATCCCGCTCACGATCGTCTACGAGGACGACGACATCATCGTCATCGACAAGCCGGCAGGGCTCGTGGTGCATCCCGCCGCCGGGCACGAGAGCGGTACCTTGGTGAATGCGCTGATCGCGCATTGCGGCGCCAGTCTTTCCGGGATCGGCGGGGTCAAGCGGCCGGGCATCGTGCACCGGCTGGACAAGGACACCACCGGGCTGATGGTGGTCGCCAAGAACGATCACGCTCACGCCTCCTTGAGCGCGCAGTTCGCCGACCACGGCCGCACCGGCGCGATGGAGCGCGGCTATCTCGCCTTCGCCTGGGGCCTGCCGCACCGGCCGCATGGCACCATCAATGCGGCCATCGACCGGCATCCGCATGCGCGCGACAAGATGGCGGTGCGGCCGAAGGGCCGCGAGGCCATCACCCATTACGAGGTGATGGAGAGTTTTACCGGCCGCGACGGCAAGCCGGTGGCGGCGCTGATCGCCTGCCATCTCGAAACCGGGCGCACCCACCAGATCCGGGTGCATCTCGCTTATCTCGGGCATCCGCTGATGGGCGACGCCGTCTACGGCCCGCACTTCAAGACCAAGGCGAACCAGCTCGCGCCGGGGGCGCGGACGGCGCTCGAGTCGTTGGGGCGGCAGGCGCTGCATGCGTATCTATTGGTAATCGAGCACCCGCGCACCGGAGAAATTATGCGCTGGGAATCGGAGCTTCCGGAGGATCTTTCTCTTTTGGGAGAGGCGCTCCGAGCGGCGCTATGA